A genomic segment from Limisphaera ngatamarikiensis encodes:
- a CDS encoding CRISPR-associated protein Csx11: MSHGAQMLQTLRDHRPLLLACEAIGWLHMTGKAHPDFLRHHGGTGTQYDDRDWLNSVSPPFPWDAKLSWLLNEDTPWHARLSSHWPATLTEFIRKHRGRDPGILGLLQAAHGMASGIEKNLPGATSKYLSQDATHMWLVSPFGHPIRNLLADPPPLLQPDGWRELLERIEKLLDELAGLGSSPPLDPEPWWEWREHAIGREGWLRQAFLSTLAETRLPNNDVTLWDQSYVAAALFKSAVAGAVLTGQGFEWANNLKQQTRWRVLTVGLGTRHYEARAVKIGDWVGAQRVIEDFFEQVRKLIEVDLALGSLVYRDDETLAFTFPGERDDETLAFTFPGERDDGKGSFAGDQAECLCAAIQQQIDKLAQSAELETPPLCQLSTSTRSFVPMVAELRKVRDQLTVPIARGWTIPNQTPSSAGTRHVCPVCLVRFNEPPASANTENARKSHPCRVCRERRRGRLDAWLAGEGDTIWISEVADANDRVALLSLSLNLEPWLEGEHVDSLRAQSIAQWRRFNPVLKNSSNPIDAGAPFESLRRYVQGKLSVYDRNDPVLSSLQEGYQHENNWPSFFSKIVEDRADAPEWDRLDDEKRVGWLAHQLFRKLPSPGRVHRFWRTCEAFFDELLERFREIAADHANRWRTRRLLLQPSSGGPGSWENRETYLGRWRGAPFEVVYLAERQAFITISNLARCFEAHEDGDALVQASQEETIYVKGDDQQELPLQVKSVSTPDKVGTYAPVIPLERSPRRFRVLVPLDRATACIETAIAKWQEEFARVWDRMPLRIGVVAFPRLTPFQAVIEAVRNVEAALDRQGSETWRVLACRTREGVTSLSLEHERGQELVVVPTRVPDGREDVFYPYVRVEDGELRAPRDFKHPQGYVYRHMADLRPGDGIFVHPSRIAAVFLDTTARRFEPHDVRPLGEFERMRATWELLVRHAPSMTALQGAWSEIEERSRAWRDPDGRWLPGVKKEWLDLVRAILGDRLNVRGAALESLVEAAGRGTLEWALEWHLTWLKTGLEGAGT; this comes from the coding sequence ATGAGCCACGGCGCCCAGATGCTCCAGACCCTCCGTGACCACCGGCCGCTGCTTTTGGCGTGCGAGGCCATCGGCTGGCTCCACATGACGGGCAAGGCGCACCCGGATTTTCTCCGGCACCACGGTGGAACGGGTACCCAGTACGACGACCGCGATTGGCTGAACAGCGTTAGTCCGCCGTTTCCCTGGGACGCCAAGCTAAGCTGGCTATTAAACGAGGACACCCCTTGGCACGCACGTCTCTCGTCACATTGGCCCGCCACCCTGACCGAGTTTATCAGGAAGCATCGGGGGCGCGATCCCGGTATTCTTGGTCTCCTGCAAGCCGCGCACGGGATGGCTTCCGGCATCGAGAAAAACCTTCCCGGGGCAACTTCTAAATACCTGAGTCAGGACGCCACGCACATGTGGCTCGTATCGCCGTTCGGCCACCCCATTCGCAACCTGCTGGCGGATCCGCCGCCGCTCTTGCAGCCAGATGGCTGGCGCGAGTTGCTCGAGCGAATCGAGAAGCTTCTCGACGAACTTGCAGGATTGGGCTCATCGCCTCCACTCGATCCTGAACCTTGGTGGGAATGGCGCGAGCACGCGATCGGGCGGGAGGGCTGGCTGCGGCAGGCGTTTCTTTCGACCCTGGCCGAAACGCGGCTGCCGAACAACGACGTCACACTCTGGGACCAATCCTACGTGGCTGCCGCTCTGTTCAAGTCCGCTGTGGCCGGTGCAGTGCTCACCGGGCAGGGCTTTGAATGGGCCAACAACCTTAAACAACAAACGCGCTGGCGGGTGCTGACCGTGGGCCTGGGTACGCGCCACTACGAGGCGCGCGCCGTGAAGATCGGTGATTGGGTCGGGGCGCAGCGCGTCATCGAGGATTTCTTCGAGCAAGTTCGGAAGCTGATCGAGGTCGATTTAGCGCTGGGGTCCCTGGTCTATCGCGACGACGAAACGCTGGCCTTCACCTTCCCCGGCGAGCGCGACGACGAAACGCTGGCCTTCACCTTCCCCGGCGAGCGGGACGACGGCAAGGGAAGCTTCGCCGGCGATCAGGCAGAGTGCCTGTGCGCAGCGATTCAGCAGCAAATCGACAAGCTTGCCCAAAGCGCCGAGCTCGAGACTCCACCGCTGTGTCAGCTTTCCACATCCACCCGCTCGTTCGTGCCGATGGTCGCGGAGCTGCGAAAGGTTCGAGACCAGTTGACGGTTCCAATCGCCCGGGGGTGGACGATCCCGAACCAGACTCCGTCATCCGCCGGAACCCGCCATGTCTGCCCGGTGTGCCTGGTGCGCTTCAATGAGCCACCTGCAAGCGCGAACACGGAGAACGCGCGCAAGAGCCACCCGTGCCGCGTTTGCCGGGAGCGCCGACGCGGCCGCCTGGACGCCTGGCTGGCCGGCGAAGGCGACACGATCTGGATCTCGGAGGTGGCGGATGCCAACGACCGCGTCGCCCTGCTGAGCCTGAGCCTCAACCTCGAGCCCTGGCTGGAGGGGGAGCACGTCGATTCGCTGCGGGCGCAGAGCATCGCCCAATGGCGGCGGTTCAACCCGGTCTTGAAAAATAGTTCCAACCCTATCGACGCGGGTGCGCCGTTCGAGTCGCTGCGGCGGTACGTGCAAGGCAAACTCAGCGTCTACGACAGGAACGACCCCGTGCTCTCCAGCCTTCAAGAGGGCTATCAGCACGAGAACAACTGGCCCAGCTTTTTTTCGAAAATCGTGGAAGATCGAGCCGACGCGCCCGAGTGGGACAGGCTCGATGATGAGAAGCGGGTAGGTTGGCTTGCCCACCAGCTTTTCCGGAAGCTCCCTTCACCCGGGCGAGTGCATCGCTTCTGGCGCACCTGCGAGGCATTTTTCGACGAGCTGCTCGAACGGTTTCGGGAGATCGCGGCTGATCATGCCAACCGCTGGCGCACGCGACGGCTCTTGCTTCAGCCAAGTTCAGGCGGTCCCGGCAGTTGGGAGAACCGGGAGACCTATCTGGGACGGTGGCGTGGCGCGCCATTCGAGGTCGTCTACCTGGCCGAGCGACAGGCATTCATCACCATCTCGAACCTGGCGCGGTGTTTCGAGGCTCATGAGGATGGTGACGCGCTGGTGCAGGCATCGCAAGAGGAGACCATTTACGTCAAGGGCGACGACCAGCAGGAGCTTCCCCTGCAGGTGAAGTCGGTCTCCACGCCTGACAAGGTCGGCACGTATGCGCCCGTGATTCCGCTCGAGCGCAGTCCGCGACGGTTCCGGGTTCTGGTTCCGCTCGACCGCGCCACGGCCTGCATCGAGACTGCCATCGCCAAATGGCAGGAAGAATTCGCGCGGGTCTGGGATCGGATGCCGCTGCGCATCGGCGTCGTGGCGTTCCCGCGTTTGACTCCGTTCCAGGCCGTGATCGAGGCCGTGCGCAATGTCGAGGCGGCACTGGATCGGCAGGGGAGCGAAACCTGGCGCGTGCTCGCATGCCGCACACGCGAAGGCGTGACATCCCTGTCGCTGGAACATGAACGCGGTCAGGAACTGGTGGTTGTCCCGACGCGGGTTCCCGACGGACGCGAGGACGTGTTTTACCCGTATGTCAGGGTAGAAGATGGGGAGCTGCGCGCGCCACGCGATTTCAAGCACCCACAGGGTTACGTCTACCGCCACATGGCCGACTTGCGACCGGGTGACGGTATCTTCGTCCACCCGAGTCGCATTGCAGCTGTGTTTTTGGACACGACGGCGCGGCGATTCGAACCGCACGATGTCAGGCCCCTGGGGGAATTCGAACGGATGCGGGCAACCTGGGAGCTGCTGGTGCGCCACGCGCCAAGTATGACCGCGCTTCAAGGAGCCTGGTCCGAAATCGAAGAGCGCTCGCGCGCCTGGCGCGATCCCGATGGGCGCTGGCTACCTGGCGTAAAAAAGGAGTGGCTCGACCTTGTCCGGGCGATTCTTGGAGACCGCTTGAACGTTCGCGGTGCGGCACTTGAGAGCCTCGTGGAGGCGGCGGGACGAGGAACCCTGGAATGGGCGCTCGAGTGGCACCTCACCTGGCTCAAAACGGGTCTGGAAGGAGCAGGAACATGA
- the cmr4 gene encoding type III-B CRISPR module RAMP protein Cmr4, giving the protein MSNSYQQFTVIGMAIDPIHVGTGGARLGRVDLSIVRDPVTRVPKIPGSSLAGVCRAYAAMDQGKYPDCAGQGQPGKAGKGGHCGRADCPICTVFGFARGTGGGFAGLAAFGDAHVLLFPVATREGPVWVTCPDALRRVGREIKGELGDAVYQQQGGGKKPLNLGWLLLERKHLSDDSFWETLKKRIPAYDYIIERVVIVSDKLFAHIVNSNLEVRTSVSINPETGAAEEGALFSYEALPRATVLVWDVVCKNPQHFQVAGQKVAAQINGAVIQNCEKVFAVVSTAHPYLEHLGIGGMGTRGMGRLRVIHTGALGSDGGQSQSVPATTGGD; this is encoded by the coding sequence ATGAGCAACAGCTATCAGCAGTTCACTGTCATCGGAATGGCGATCGACCCCATCCACGTGGGGACCGGCGGAGCGCGCCTCGGACGTGTGGACCTTTCGATCGTCCGAGACCCAGTCACGCGCGTACCGAAGATTCCCGGCTCAAGCCTCGCCGGAGTCTGCCGGGCGTACGCAGCCATGGACCAAGGCAAGTACCCCGATTGCGCCGGGCAGGGCCAACCGGGTAAGGCCGGCAAAGGCGGGCATTGCGGGCGGGCCGACTGTCCGATCTGCACTGTCTTCGGTTTTGCTCGCGGCACCGGCGGTGGGTTCGCGGGCCTTGCGGCGTTCGGGGACGCCCATGTCCTTCTCTTTCCGGTCGCGACGCGCGAGGGGCCTGTGTGGGTGACCTGCCCGGACGCGCTGCGAAGGGTCGGCCGCGAGATCAAAGGGGAACTGGGCGACGCTGTGTACCAACAACAGGGCGGCGGCAAGAAGCCGTTGAACCTGGGCTGGCTACTGCTGGAACGCAAGCACCTGTCCGATGACAGCTTCTGGGAGACTCTGAAGAAAAGGATTCCCGCCTACGACTACATCATCGAGCGGGTGGTGATCGTGTCCGACAAACTCTTCGCACACATCGTGAACAGCAACCTGGAGGTGCGGACATCGGTCTCCATCAACCCCGAAACCGGTGCGGCCGAGGAGGGCGCGCTCTTCAGCTATGAGGCGCTGCCGCGTGCCACGGTGCTCGTGTGGGATGTGGTATGCAAGAACCCGCAGCATTTCCAGGTTGCCGGACAGAAAGTTGCCGCTCAGATCAATGGAGCGGTCATCCAGAACTGTGAGAAGGTCTTCGCCGTGGTCAGCACAGCGCATCCGTACCTCGAACATCTCGGCATCGGCGGCATGGGCACACGGGGCATGGGCCGGCTCCGGGTGATCCACACCGGCGCCCTAGGGAGTGACGGCGGGCAATCGCAAAGTGTTCCAGCCACGACGGGAGGTGACTGA